tattaaactgaataaaaaacgAGTTAAAGTTAAGTGcttttgaaacatttaacacctattaccaatttgaaggtgcagcctgtgtcaAATCATTTATATACTTTCTCCCatattatgtatgtttgtgaaacttaataaccatgctgttctgtatgtgggacaatatccTAACAGATGTGTTAACTGaaagtgttaactcaaactaacatggAAAAACTGTCAAGTGTATAATTGAAATTAGTCTAGGTATTTAAGTTATCTACAAAAATACGTACAGACCCAAAGTACACTATTACAGATGGACGATGCGCATCTCATTGAcctttttgtaatttcttagCTGAAAATCGCCTAAGTTAGTGATTTGGATGTTGCACCTGTCAAATGTGCGATTCCGGTTAGAATTGGCTTAATGGTGCAGCCCTGAGGCAGCGGTTCCAGAGGAGTCATCCAGTTGGGGGCATCACCCCCCCAAACAATTATCTTAAATAATTGagtgaaatcaatatttggcgTGTTCGTTTGTATACATAAAGACTAATACATAGGGTTTTTTGGCATCGGTTGGATTGTGAGAGAGCTTGATCGCTAAGATCTCCGCCACCTCGCTCTGAAACGGACAGCGGTAGAGCGTTTCATATCCAAAATCTGTTTTAGGAAGTCATGCTAGTGCAACCAATTAAAAATGTGACTCAGAAAGCAGCGACAAAATGGTCTCCAAATGCCCACGTTTTGGAGGCCTCGCATGTCATTGTGCCGTCGGATGCCACACCCCTTCTCCCTCACCGATGTAGCTCGTCTGGTTTCTCAGCAGGCCGGGCCGAGCGACGAGGCTGCGcaggagaaggtggaggagggagaggaggcccTGGCCCTCAGCTCTCTGGACACGTCTATCACCAACGTGGAGGTGTTCTGCTACGCCAGGTACCGTGGAAACACAGACCCAGGGGAGGGACACCTCTCCCGCCCCACCTTTATAAATGTAATGTCTGAGAGACCTCCCTGATGATGCCTTCGTTTAGAGTGGAGGTGGTTGTTAACGTCCCCTCGGGGGACTTGGCCTGCACAGAACCGCCGACAGCCAGTTCCATGTGTTTCCCACACCTACAAACCCGCTTAATGTCCTAATAACCTGCTTTTCGTTGCTTCGGCAGCGAGGAGccagaggaggtggaagaggggGTGAAGGATGGCGCAGCGGCCGCCTGGTCTGTCCCTCAAACCCCCGATTCGGAGGGGGAGGTCGAGAGGTGTTTGTTAGAGAGCAGTTCTgtcgaggaggaggaggcggtgCTGGCCGGCGACGAGGTGGCTCAAGCCTCTGGACCCGATGCCGGAGCGGAGGAAACCCAACCGGAGGGCGAGGTGCCCCCCCAGGCATATGAGACCCAGGGGGAGTGGCAGGACGAGCAGCAGGCCAGCCCATCTCCTGCAGAGAGCCAACCAGAGCCCAAGAAACAGATTACCTATACTAAGATTGTGAAGGAGGGCCGGAGGTTCAACATTGACCTGGTGTCAAAGGTCAGgaccgtgtttgtgtgtgtctccaaTGGGCCATTGTCCAAATGTACTTCTGTTTTTCTGGGGTGATGTAACATTCTTTTGACTGAATATATTTATCTGGTATAATTTCATTGTTGGTTGCATTTACACACTGCCAGACCAACTATTctgatcattttatttattactcTTTAGTAATTGAAACAGATGGGATTTGAAAAGATCCAAAAATGTCTGCCTGTGAAACCGAGGCCAATGCTCACTTGTGCTGTTGTGACTATTCCCAGCTGATGTACTCGCGCGGTTCACTGGTGGACCTCCTGATCAAGTCCAACGTCAGCCGCTATGCAGAATTTAAAAACGTCACCCGCATCCTTACCTACCGCAATGGGAAAGTAGAACAGGTAATGcgcgcgcacatacacacacagatgttgAGACTTTCCGATTAATCCGGGATTAATGCTGTGGCACAAACTGCTATTTAATCTCTTTGAAGATAATAATATAGAGATGTTGTGGGCCGATGTGTTTTGGTTTGATTTACTGAGTGGTGGTTATGACCATGGTTTTTTAATTTGAGTACTTCAATCACTCAGGATGGCTGTCCTGTGTTTGACCCCACTCACGCTCTCACGTCTCCCCCTTCCCTTTGGCTATTTGATTTTCACACCTCCCTCATCTGCCCACTCACACCTATACACATAccactctctgtgtctgtctgactctgctCAGGTGCCCTGTTCCCGGGCCGATGTGTTTGGCAGCAAACAGCTGACGGTGGTGGAGAAGAGGATGCTGATGAAGTTTCTAACCTTCTGCCTGGACTTTGAGCAGCACCCAGAGGAGTACCAAGgtgtgttctgtctctctccctctgtctggctTAATGTGTCCTGTTTCCAGGCTGATGTTGACCTCTATCCCTTACTCCTACCTCCTCTCTCGACCTCTAACCATCACTCCTACCTCCTCTCGACCTCTAACCATCACTCCTACCTCCTCTCGACCTCTAACCATCACTCCTACCTCCTCTCGACCTCTAACCATCACTCCTACCTCCTCTCTCGACCTCTAACCATCACTCCTACCTCCTCTCTCGACCTCTAACCATCACTCCTACCTCCTCTCTCGACCTCTAACCATCACTCCTACCTCCTTTCTCGACCTCTAACCATCACTCCTACCTCCTCTCGACCTCTAACCATCACTCCTATCCCCTCTCTCGACCTCTAACCATCACTCCTACCCCCTCTCCCGACCTCTAACCATCACTCCTACCCCCTCTCCCGACCTCTAACCATCACTCCTACCCCCTCTCCCGACCTCTAACCATCACTCCTACCCCCTCTCCCGACCTCTAACCATCACTCCTACCCCCTCTCCCGACCTCTAACCATCACTCCTACCCCCTCTCCCGACCTCTAACCATCACTCCTACCTCCTCTCTCGACCTCTAACCATCACTCCTACCTCCTCTCTCGACCTCTAACCATCACTCCTACCTCCTCTCTCGACCTCTAACCATCACTCCTACCTCCTCTCTCGACCTCTAACCATCACTCCTACCTCCTCTCTCGACCTCTAACCATCACTCCTACCTCCTCTCTCGACCTCTAACCATCACTCCTACCTCCTTTCTCGACCTCTAACCATCACTCCTACCTCCTCTCTCGACCTCTAACCATCACTCCTACCTCCTCTCTCGACCTCTAACCATCACTCCTGCCTCCAATCTCAGGCTTCTATCCCTCTCTTCTATTCCCAGACTTCTCGGTGCATTCCTTCTGGGACTTCCTGCTGACCAAGAAGCTGACGGAGAACCTGCGGCATTTCATCCTGCACTCCATCGCCATGGTGACCCCAGACGTGTGTACAGTGGAGGGTCTGCGAGCCACGCAGCACTTCCTGCGCTGTCTGGGTCGCTACGGCAACACGCCCTTCCTGTTCCCCCTCTACGGGCTGGGGGAGATACCTCAGTGTTTCTGCAGGTTAGTGTCAACCACCAGTTACTCACGGCTCCATTCCAATGTTCTGGCTTGGGCTCGATTCCTTTTCAGTTCAGGACATGAACTGACCGTAGACGGGCCCTCTAATGCTTCCGTGTGACGATGCCGTTCTGAGTTTTTGAGGCGAGGCGCAACCAGGTCCTGCCCGGGACAAATCTGCGATCGCGGCGACTGCCGTCCTTTGCCCCGCTGGGTCCTGGGACGGCAGCTTTTAGCGCCGCCAGTCTTCCGGGAGCTCTACTGTGAAACTGTAGCACTTAGTGCTGAGTGAGCTTCAGGACAGCGCCAGTTAGAGGATTCGTCCCCCACGGCTCTCAGCCAGGCAATAGGAGAACATCTCCCAAAGGCCCTGAACTCGGATGGATATACCCCTATATGGTCTTTCATCCGTGGCCTGGGTGTATTCGGAACGCGCTAGTGGCGTTGAGCCGTGCGTGGTCGCTAACATCCCGAGCACGTCAGGGCCGGAGCGGAAAACAGAAGATCACTTTTTGTTGAGCTGCGGTCAAAGTTGGCACCATGCCGCTCGTCGGTTCGCATCTGACTAAGCCCTTGGCGGACACAGTCTGTGTACTTCACATCCCGGAGTCAGGAGAGAGCAGGCCACGTTTTCACCTTAAATAAACCATGATAGGaagaatgcatgtgtgtgagctGTGAACTAATGTGCAATAATATCATTATTGTACTTTATTTGACTGTATTTTAACAAACTATGCAAGTATTATCTTTTTTTAAGCAACATTTACTGTAATGTTTTAGTAATGAAATAGGAAATGGTTAATGAATAGTTTAAGGCTCAGAATGAAGCCACGTCTTCATCTGCTTTTACCTGTCGGGCTACATGTGGAAACATAAGTCCATGTAGGAGATGAAGGTTGGATTAATCTTCTCCCTGACTTTCTGAATTTTAATAAAGCTCCTCTGCTCGGGGCTCAGTCATTTGCATATTTGATTCCCACTTCTACCCCCTAATCTCTTCCTCTGACGTTCAGATAAGCAAGGTAAAGAGCCGAAACAAGATCACACCTGTCTGTCACCTCAcagctgtttctctctctctccttgtctctttccttctgtttctctctctccttgtctctttccttctgtttctccctgtttctttctcgctctctttttttgtctccctttgtttttctctctcgaTTTTTGTTTCTCCCTgtctaaatgtttttgtctccTTGTCTTTTTTTcgcattgtttttctttctgtctccctttttctttctcttctttccctctttttgtgtcttcctcttcctctctcattcaGTTTTTagctttctttccatctcttcaTCTGTTCCTCAGTAGGTTTGTCTCCTTCCCTCGCACCATTTATCTATATCTGCATcaatcattttctctctctgtctttctgtctatctGACAGTATATCTTGTGTTTTTCCATACAGGATTGCCGTCTTTGCTTTGCTATCGGGGTGATAAGAGACGGAATTGAGCTGTTACTTTAATCGTCCCGGTTTtatatttcacaataaaaacCTAATGTCTCACCTTGAGTTAAAAACTCTGGAGTCAGGTCGCCCACTTCGCCCAGTGTCTCCCCGTTGCAATAGTGCGGGCGAGTTAAGGTTACGAGACCTGTTTGAAGTGTTAGTCCGGTACAGAAATGCTCACAAAGAAGTAGAAATTGTCTGCTGGGTGAGGTAGTGTTTTAGAGCGAGGGCTAGGAAGTCAGAAGGAGCCACCAAGTCTTGAGAGGGCTGGTATGGAGGCGGGATCATCCATCACTATGAAACCTGCTTGCAggtgatggatggatagatggcCGTGCAAACTCAATAATGCTCACTCTCTCCGGTTATTCACAGATCAGCGAGCAGCAGTGCTAATAAAGTGATGAAATGCTTTTGTGTCCTTGCCTGTATTATTCCTCAAGTTTTTGACAGGGAagactttatttttttttaatttcgaAATAACCTTTGGCGGTTTTGACTGCCGTAGTCCGTCTTCCGCCTCTGTCCCTCGCTCTGTTCTGTGGTGTGTGACcggtgtggggggggtggggtgccATTTATTTAGCCTGAGAAAGCATTTGGCTGTAACACGCTTTTGATTTGCATGCCGTATTGCTACGCTCCAATCAGACAGCAGTCAGAATGAAACAGATTGAGAGGATGGGGAAATGCATTAATTAGTGCCAatgattgtctgtctgtcgtgCATTCAGTCACAGATCATCTCTCCTcttatcttttttcttttcattttttttttttactcacggAGCAATAAACATGTAATTTATTCAGATCCAACAGGATTTAATTTTGTGCAGAAGGCCTCGCCAGGCGGCATACcgctttgttttcttttaattattgGCCAACCATTAGGCCCCCACTCCACCACCCAGCTCCCTAGATTACAGCTAGAATTTCCCGGCAATGATCTTGACAGGTAAGTGGTCTGTGTAGGCGCCgtaattttgtttgtttagcGTGTCCTGGACACGGTGAGGATTTATTGTCAGCGTCCGTGACTGCTGGTAAAAAACCCTCCGCAATTTGAAATCCTCCCTGGACCTTTTAAAACCTCCCACCTTTTACTCCTGCTAGGCCATGACGGTAGAATACATCCATCTACAGAACGCGCTGCTTCTGTTCGGCCATGCCTCGTAAGGGCTGAGTCAGTGTTTTGTTGAACAGCAGAGCATCGACCAGTTTCAGGAGACCATATCAAGAGTGGTGGAGCTGTtaacagtgaaaaaaataaataaaagccaaAAGCACATGATGGTGCAGAGGATATCCGAAAATCTCTCTATGACGTTGTTACAGTTTGGTGTATATACAGTGCTTTGCAATTAGTGCAATTCAGAGGCTGAAAAATGTCAATTACAGATCAAAAAAAGAGcaatcagaaaatgttttgttctgacACGGAAAACTAATTATCACCTTATTTTCAAAAGATGCAAAATCAGTTGTGGTGGGAAATTGACACTTGGAGCAGGTACAGCCAAATAGTGCTGAAAACATATTGTGATATTGTTAAAATTATACATTGGGATGATGTTTTTTTTACGCAATATGTTgaaacctttcttttttttgtcattgataGTATTGCTTAGCAGTGCTGAGCAACCATAAATGAAAAATCCATCTTCAGTATGTCTCCATCTGAGAATGAGTCAGGCATCCCAGCCCTAACTGTCACGACAAACCACCAAGATTATTTGAGATGAGAAGTTCAGCAAGCAGGGCAGGATTCAGGACCTGCAGGTAGACACGTCTAGTGTAAACTTCTTAATACATTCTCTGCCATCATTCTCTGGCACGGGATTGAGTTGTCAAGAAAATTAGGACTGCCAGCCTTTTTTAAGGGTGTTCTATTTATTTCTGCCTTGCTTGAGATGCTGCCGCTAGAGCCTCAAGCTTATTTGTGCTTCTTGTTACATTACCTTTTAATTACAGAAATAACTAGTTGGAGGCAGTTGTTTTGTACgcggggagagagaggagagttgTCGAAGATTTATTTTGGATGTGACCTTCTCCACACTAGCCGCAGCTGTAATCAGTGGAATTAATAGCATAATCAAATTATACACAAACTCATAAATCATGGGCGAGCGCGCTGTCACAGAGTTCGGCTATTAATGGCCCCTATTGTTTTGCCACCGTATTAAAAAATCACGTCCCCTGATTCCCGCCTTGATAGGAATTGAAATGCCATTTAGAGGCTATAAAGACCGGGGGCTCGTAGGGGTCCTGGATTTTCACAACTGTTAATTTAGCAGCGATGCGGAGTGATGTCGCTGGagccaagggggggggggtggcggcgAGTGAGGACCGGCCGCGCTTCAGCAGCGCCTTTTCAGCCAGGGGATGGCATCATTGGGATAGACAGCGGCCAGTTAATTAAGAGTAATATCAGCTTAAACGTCTGTCAGTTAGGGTTAATGACATCAAAAGGGGTTCCCTGGCATCTGAATGGGGTTCTGTGGAGGACATGCGATGGGCCTGGACGATTGCCTGGGAGCTTTTTAATTCTCAGGATGCTTTATTAAGATGCCGTGTCTGGTAATTGATCCATAGGGGCAGGTACAGACCTTTTCAGGAGCGGTGGTGGCACTCTGTGGGGTAGACGTGTTCCGGGTCCCTGTCCATTCCACCCTCCCGGTTTGTGTACAGCGGTCCCTCTCAGGCCCCCACAGCTGGCAGAGCCCCTTACAGCCCAGTCATCTGTTATTCACTGTGTGTTGAAAGAGCCAGTGCCAGACCCAGAGTGCTCTGCTGTCTTGTGTGTGCAGCTGGATCTGGAAGTGGGAGCTCTCTTAAACCCGGCTGAAGCACACAGTCGGCCCAGTGTTCGCCAACTTAAAAGTAATTAAACCCAAGTATCCTTAAGGTTTGTAAAGTTTAGCCTTAGCAAGGATCTTAGACATTTTTCTTCTGCAAGTTGGTCACCACTCTGTGGTTCtacttatttattttccttgttGTTGAGGTGATTTGCAACATCTagcattttgtgtgtttgttttgttggcTTATATTGCAGCAAGTGAATTTATGTTTATTGCCACTGACCTGGGGCAGTCTTAAAGGACTCCACTGTGTTTGTTTCAGGAtgtgtgctgtgtttggagggaTCTACTGTCTTCGCCAGTCAGTTCGCTGTCTGGTTCTGGACAAGGAGTCCGGCAAGTGAGTATTTCATCGCCAattcgacacacacacacacacacacctcccctctTCAAAATAAAGAACTGTGAGAACAAAGCAGTAGAAGAGATGGATTTGTTTTCAGGGCTGGGATAACAAAACAGCTGCCATGTTCTCTCCAAGCCTCTTTGTTTCTGCCCTCCAATCAGAAAGCAACCTCGATTACAAGTCATTTGTGCGTGTGGTCCTCCAAAACAAGAAAAGATGAGGGGGTCGGGAATATAGATACAAAATTAATTTTCTGGGATACAGGagctccaccccccccccccccccccccccccccccccccccttgaagCAGCCAAGCTCGGAAGACAAATCACGGGGCCTGCCACTTGGGCTAGCGATGAGTGATGCTGGTTTTTCCTCGTGGCCTTACCTCCACTAATTGATTTTCATCTGAAGACAAAAAAGCCCTCTGTTACTGCCTCTTAAAAAATGAGAGTTCATCTTGAGTCTCCCTTGATTAATCTGCGCTGATAATGTGCGTCAGGCCCTACCAGAAAGGCCTTTAATGAGTTTCAAAGGTAGATTGTTGTCATAAACTAGGTtagattagtttttttttggaagGACTCGATATTGAGATTCTTTTCATCTTGGTGGTGGGTGACCCCGGGGGCCAGGAATCTAGCGGTGGAGCAGCgtggtctctccctccttcacagtcgctccctgtctctctctgtctcgctaaTACGCGGCCCAGAGACTAACTCCCAGCCCTCTGTCATTACAGCTGGTTTCAGATGTTGGCCATTGGGGAAATACTGCCTTCTGGGACCTCCCGACTGCAAAGTGCAGTTCCTTTGAtaatgtctccctctctgagcAAAATGCTAATGGTACTCAAGACTTTGGTTACGgctctctttttcctttttcatttaACGGGTCCACGTGCTGCCGATTGGGATTTCCTAGAGTGCCCGTGGTTCAGGTTTTTTATCGACTTACTCCCAAGCGCTCTGCGAAGGCTAATGTGCCACACAGCGACTGGTCCTCTAACTGGAAGGAGCAGTCATttaatacattgaaatactgtataaagTCGATGGCGAGCGTTAAAGCACAGATCTGGATCAGCACCAGCGGCGGCCTCTGCGTGAAAGGCTTTGGGTTATAGGGTGAGCTTGGACGTGATCCAGGACCATGTCAGTCAGCGACGGAGAGCAGTCCATAAACAAGCAGCGAGGCATGGCCAGGAGGGCCGCTCTGCTCCCCACGCCCGCCGAACAGGTGTCGCCTCCGCCGCTTGGTCAAGGCAAGCCTAATACATCATCAGGGTGGAAGGAAAAGTTTCGCGAAGGTGAAAAAACTGGCAAGGTGTCTGCCAGACTGAACAATGATTTTAATTTCCCCGGTGTCATAAATTACCTCCTTATGTCTCTTCTTATTGCATACATAAAGCTGAAAAGGGTAGAGGGAGATTAATAATGCAGCAGGGATTATGGGGCCCAACTTCCCAGCTGCCACTCCCCTGTCCTGGCCTGGCCCGGACCTGGTCCTTCATACTAACACAGCAGTGACCTCCACTCCCCTGGCCCGGACCTGGTCCTTCACACTAACACAGCAGTGACCTCCACTCCCCTGGCCCGGACCTGGTCCTTCACACTAACACAGCAGTGACCTCCACTCCCCTGGCCCGGACCTGGTCCTTCACACTAACACAGCAGTGACCTCCACTCCCCTGGCCCGGACCTGGTCCTTCACACTAACACAGCAGTGACCTCCACTCCCCTGGCCCAGACCTGGTCCTTCACACTACCACAGCAGTGACCTCCACTTCCCTGTCATGTCCTGGACCTGGTCCTtcatgcatgtctgtctgtccactgtACCAGCTCTTCATTCTTCCACAGTAGTTATCTCCCCCAGCTTGTTTGTCTACTGGATATGTTCCAATACACTGGTCTGTTTGGATGGAGTCTGTTTGGATGGATCACTAGCACTTTTGCAAACATTGGACTTTTCTtcttcttcaaaaaaaaaacatagatcAAGCTCTGAAAAGTTTGTGGGGAGCATCAATGGATGGCGATCTTCAAATTAAGCTACTCAAGAACATTTACTATATTATTCCATAGCCAGGTCATTGTCACTCTGACTGCACTCATCCCAGTTTCCGCTTTCTTGCAGGGAGCAGTAGGTTTCCCCCAAGGACTTTAGTGTACATTGCTCCATTAACTTAGCTTCTATTgtgcctcttggtagcctctttGATCATTCTCTTACTTGCTCGGTCCTACCTGTTTGACCGGGtctaccttccacttcttaataaccATGTAGACTGTGCTCCAAGGTATGGAGCTGTTGGTTATGATTTAAGCCACTGCttgattaaataattaacaTGTAAGTCAACAGGAGTATTGGGCAGGGAGAAGGGAACTTTAAAAGTGTAGGGCAGACCGGGCTAACTATTAAAAACACTACACATTTATCATGGGCAAAATAATAGAACTATGCAATTGTaatatatttagatattttgtttgtttttcagatgttttgttaGTTTTTATGTCATATTAAATATAGTCATCCACCCAAATATACTTTTAAGTACTTTATGTAGCTTGCGTTACAACTAGatgacaataataaaaaaggGAAATATTGTTGGAGTtaagttagctagttagctactttatttttgctggaccgcgtaagtggagctggccaagaaaaGCAAATGACTTTTActgagtcagtgagtgagtgactaagTACACCTTGATAAATAGGcgacccacatgaaaggctgccTTCTTGGCCGCCGCTGCAGGCTTATTCACCTTTTTGGGGCTCTTGGCTGCCTTCTTGGAAGTAgctgg
This genomic window from Esox lucius isolate fEsoLuc1 chromosome 7, fEsoLuc1.pri, whole genome shotgun sequence contains:
- the chm gene encoding rab proteins geranylgeranyltransferase component A 1 yields the protein MAADNLPSVFDVIILGTGLSESVIAAACSRVGQRVLHVDRRSYYAGNWASFTFNGLLSWIEEYKQAGPSDEAAQEKVEEGEEALALSSLDTSITNVEVFCYASEEPEEVEEGVKDGAAAAWSVPQTPDSEGEVERCLLESSSVEEEEAVLAGDEVAQASGPDAGAEETQPEGEVPPQAYETQGEWQDEQQASPSPAESQPEPKKQITYTKIVKEGRRFNIDLVSKLMYSRGSLVDLLIKSNVSRYAEFKNVTRILTYRNGKVEQVPCSRADVFGSKQLTVVEKRMLMKFLTFCLDFEQHPEEYQDFSVHSFWDFLLTKKLTENLRHFILHSIAMVTPDVCTVEGLRATQHFLRCLGRYGNTPFLFPLYGLGEIPQCFCRMCAVFGGIYCLRQSVRCLVLDKESGKCKAVIDSNGQRISCSHFVVEDGYIGLDQRKNVDSRQISRAVLITDRSILPSDSEQQISLVTVPPVEPGSPVVRMVELCSSTMTCMPGTYLVHLTCSSSGSAREDLAPVVSRLFCIPVSPGEESKEGEEGSEVPSVLWALYFNMRDTSAVDRSSYDLPSNVHVCTSPDAALGSDHAIKLAEAVFRQLLPEEEFCPPAPNPEDIIYDGEGPQGEGPGFEEADPAEALPSQGEVESAERQEEAEDAGETGDVAKQETVAVAENEPRPASEE